The genomic stretch TGCCTCCAGATCAAACATATTCTTATTATCGCTTTCCAGCTCAAATTCGCTTGAATAAACAATATTTAGTAGCTAAGGATAAAAATATACCTTTACAGTCTGGAATGTCAATTAGTGCCAATATTAAAATCCGTGAAGAACGTTCAGTTATCAGTTTGCTCACTGAGTTGTTTACTAAGCAAATTGAAAGCCTCAAAGAAGTACGTTAATTCACATCTTGTATCTTCTAAAACGCCTGAAACTGAAAGATTTTCCTCGTCCACTGTATAGGAATGTGAACTTAATTCACCCAGTGTTCAGTTAGTTCTAGCTTTATATTAAAGATTGAGGAACTTCCAACTGACAAGGCGCACACAAACCAAAAAACTCCAAGGTATGATAGTAAATCTTAAACGACAGAGACTGACGTAATTGAGTTTCTAGTTCGCAAACAGGACAAGCCTCTACGGGGATTGACTTACCGCATTGCAGACATACAACATGGTGCTGATGTTGCTGCACCAAGCTATACTGAGACTCACCATTAACTGAGGTGCGGCTTTGTACCAATCCCCTTAACTTCAATACTTCCAGCGCACGATAAACAGTTGCCAACCCCAAGCGTTGATGCGATGAGCGCAGTTGCACGTACAAATCCTGAGCAGAAATTGGGGTTTCTAGTTTTTCTAGAAATTCCAAAATGCTTTCTTGATAGCGAGTTAGTCGAGATGTTACACCAATACTGCTCATACACAACAAAAGTAGGTAACGACTGAGAACTGGCTTTACAATTTTATCAAGGCTATGATTATGATAATTATTATCATAATCATAATCTAATGGAGATGGAAGACACTCAACCACCCTTGCCTACTAAAACTGACTTAGCAATTATCGGTGCCGGGCCTCATGCTTTAACATTGGTAACCCACTTACTGCAAAAACGGCAAACTATGCGGGGTAAAATTTTGGTGTTTGACCCTAGTGGCAAGTGGATAAGTCGCTGGCAGCACCAATTTTCTGCTTTAGAAATCCCCCATTTACGTTCTCCCGCTGTACATCATCCCGATCCCAACCCATTTGCGTTGCGTAAATTTGCTGAATCTCGTTCTAGTGAGTTATTTCCTCCCTATGACTTGCCGGGAACTCAGTTATTTCAAGATTTTTGTCAGGATCTAATTTGCCGCTTTTCATTGCAACAGCAAGTGATTCCCCTGGCTGTGACACGTATTCAACCTTTACCTCATCCCTTGCGCGCCCGTCTGCGCTTGTGGTTGCAAGATGGACAGTCAATAATGGCGCGGCGGGTAGTAATGGCAACGGGTAACGGTAAATTGCAAATTCCCGACTGGGTAACCCAGATAGAGCCTGGATATTCAGACGATAGAATGTGTCACTCAAATTCAGTTGATTTACGTAAATTACGCCTAACAGGTGAAAGAGTATTAATTGTGGGTGGTGGTTTAACGAGCGGGCATTTAGCAGTGGGTGCTATTTCTCGTGGTGCAAAAGTCCACTTGATGATGCGGCGACAGTTACAACAAAAATTATTTGATGCCGAACCAGGTTGGTTAGGGCCAAAATATTTGAAAGGATTTTTTGCAGAACAAGATTACGAGAAGCGTTTGGCGATGATTTTAGAAGCTCGTAACGGCGGTTCTATGACACCAGCGATCGCTATGCAATTGCGACGAGAAGTACGTAACGGTAATCTTAGGATTGATGAAAACTGTCAAGTAATTCAGGCTGAGTGGATGGGTGAGAATTGGCGAGTCAAATGCAGTGATGGTAGTCAGTATGAGTATAGTAGAATTTGGCTTTCTACAGGCACTAAATTTGATGTTACATCTGAGGCATTATTACAAGAAGTTTTGGAAGCATATCCAATTAAGATAGTTAAAGGATTACCAGTTTTGGATGAATATTTGCGCGTTCCGGGTTGTGAATTATTCTTAATGGGTGGGTTGGCAGCTTTACAAGTCGGGCCAACTGCGCGAAATTTATCTGGTGCGAGAATGGCGAGTGAGAAGATTGTTCCAGCAATTGTGAAGTCAACAATCGCGCTTTCGCATCCTAGAAGTGCATAAGGGATAGGAGATAGGGCATTAATAAATTCGGCATTGCTGAATCGTGGTATGAATCCGGATACTCAGACACGATATATCGCGTCTCTACAAAGATTTTGACATTACTTATCGCCAATGATTATTTATGAGTCTGATTTATGAGCAATCCAATTATTACTGTCGTTGCTGGTTTGGCTGGATGTGGTAAAACTACCTGGATTTACCAACAGCTAGCTAATAAAGACGAGAAATTTCGCTTTAGTGATGAAAATATAGTGTATTTCAGCCCTGGTGTGGGCAATGTTCCCATCGATAAAACGCGCCTAGCAACGGAATTACCCAAAGTTAAAGTTTTTAGCGATGGACAAGAAGTTGAGTTTTTTAAGCAGCTAGCAGTAGCAAATATTGTCTATATTGAACTTGGCTTTTATTTGGAATTGAGTGCGATCGCCCAAATATTAGACAACCTAACTTATCAGGCTGTTGCCCTTGTGCCGCCACACCTCCAAGATTCTGAGTATCATGTTTGGGCTGACGAGATAGTTATTGGTGCAGACGCCCAAACTAGTTTTGCCCAAACTAAATTATGGCGGGCATCAAGCACAGGTCAAGTTATAGACGAAGATAGTTTACACGAATTGTGGTACGAAATCACCCATGGAGCTTACGGAACAGTTACTCGTGCCAAGGGAATTTTTAACGTTCCTGACGGGCGATCGCTTTACGCTGATTTTGTGGCGGGTGTTCCTTCCACAGATTTTCTTGAATTAGATCTTCCTCATCATTTAGATGGTATACCTCAAAGTTTTAGTGGTTTAGAAGTGCTGGGAAATAACTTAGATGAAGCTTCCTTGCGCCAAACATTGCAAGATTGCTGTTTATCTGAAGCTGCAATTTTGCATTACCAACAACAGGTAAAAGAAACTCTATTAGAGGAGACAAAAGCGTGAAAATAGCAGTCATATCCTGTATTCACGGCAATATCGAAGCCTTAGATGCTGTTTTGCTAGATATCGATCAACAAAAAGCTGAAAAAATCTTTTGTGTTGGTGATTTAGTTGGCTATGGCCCTTATCCTAATGAAGTAGTAGAAAAAATTCGCTCGTTAAATATTCCCACCTGTATAGGTTGTTGGGATGAAGATATTGTTGAGGGCTTAAATGCTTGTGAGTGTAGTTATCCCTCATTAGTAGCTGAAAAACGTGGCAAAATAGCTCACGAGTGGACAAATAAAGAAATTCATTCAGAAAATCGCGATTTTTTAGCAAAATTACCCTATAGTTTATGTGAAGACAATCTCACTTTTGTTCATGGTAGTCCCCATAGCAACCACGAATATTTATTACCAGAAATAGATGCTTTTTTAGCACTAGAAAGAGTTCTTTCTACAGGTGCAGATGTTCTATTTTGTGGGCATACTCATGTACCTTATGTTCGTACATTAGATGCAGTCAGCTTACAAATTAGTGTTAAAAGTAAGGGACAAAAACAACAGCAAAAAAACTTTTATGCTCCAATTAAG from Chlorogloeopsis sp. ULAP01 encodes the following:
- a CDS encoding metallophosphoesterase family protein; translation: MKIAVISCIHGNIEALDAVLLDIDQQKAEKIFCVGDLVGYGPYPNEVVEKIRSLNIPTCIGCWDEDIVEGLNACECSYPSLVAEKRGKIAHEWTNKEIHSENRDFLAKLPYSLCEDNLTFVHGSPHSNHEYLLPEIDAFLALERVLSTGADVLFCGHTHVPYVRTLDAVSLQISVKSKGQKQQQKNFYAPIKQIVNVGSVGEPRHGRPNATYVIYDLNTQKVTLREIPYNYQKTCAAIIEKGLPTIFAWRLAHGLEYAERADDPTHVCTR
- a CDS encoding Fur family transcriptional regulator; the encoded protein is MSSIGVTSRLTRYQESILEFLEKLETPISAQDLYVQLRSSHQRLGLATVYRALEVLKLRGLVQSRTSVNGESQYSLVQQHQHHVVCLQCGKSIPVEACPVCELETQLRQSLSFKIYYHTLEFFGLCAPCQLEVPQSLI
- a CDS encoding FAD/NAD(P)-binding protein; protein product: MEDTQPPLPTKTDLAIIGAGPHALTLVTHLLQKRQTMRGKILVFDPSGKWISRWQHQFSALEIPHLRSPAVHHPDPNPFALRKFAESRSSELFPPYDLPGTQLFQDFCQDLICRFSLQQQVIPLAVTRIQPLPHPLRARLRLWLQDGQSIMARRVVMATGNGKLQIPDWVTQIEPGYSDDRMCHSNSVDLRKLRLTGERVLIVGGGLTSGHLAVGAISRGAKVHLMMRRQLQQKLFDAEPGWLGPKYLKGFFAEQDYEKRLAMILEARNGGSMTPAIAMQLRREVRNGNLRIDENCQVIQAEWMGENWRVKCSDGSQYEYSRIWLSTGTKFDVTSEALLQEVLEAYPIKIVKGLPVLDEYLRVPGCELFLMGGLAALQVGPTARNLSGARMASEKIVPAIVKSTIALSHPRSA
- a CDS encoding GTP-binding protein; its protein translation is MSNPIITVVAGLAGCGKTTWIYQQLANKDEKFRFSDENIVYFSPGVGNVPIDKTRLATELPKVKVFSDGQEVEFFKQLAVANIVYIELGFYLELSAIAQILDNLTYQAVALVPPHLQDSEYHVWADEIVIGADAQTSFAQTKLWRASSTGQVIDEDSLHELWYEITHGAYGTVTRAKGIFNVPDGRSLYADFVAGVPSTDFLELDLPHHLDGIPQSFSGLEVLGNNLDEASLRQTLQDCCLSEAAILHYQQQVKETLLEETKA